ATCTCCTTAATGGCGTCGGCCCGATCCAGGCTGTTGTCGAAACTAAACGAAGTCTTCCTATCCTTTCACATCTTCTCCTTGAAACCTCTCCATCGTACCTTTCTGTTTTTGGAACCGATCTGGATGTTGGAGTACGAAAACGAGTACCGGGGCAGATTTTAAAAGAGGGGTCCATTGCGCTTTCAGCCAGAAAATTGTATGAAATTGTTCGCGAACTCCCCGCTACATCCGTGGATCTCACTGTCGATGCGGAACTCACAGCAACCATTACATGTGGAAGTTCGGAATTCAGGGTAAAAGGTCTCTCGAGGGACGATTTTCCATCGATGCGCGAACCCAAACAAAGCGGGATGGTTCTTGATCGCCGCCTGTTTCGAGACATGATTCGACGGACACTGTTTGCGGTTTCCTCCGACCAGACTCGCTACACCTTGAACGGGATTCTCTTTCGTATAACCTCAAAGGATGTCAAGATGGTGGCTACCGACGGCCATAGACTCGCCATGACCAACGACGAGCTATCAGCTAACAGCTATCAGCTACCAGCCGCCATTGATGCGATTATCCCTCGGAAGGCCGCGGCTGAGACGCTCAAGCTGTTGCGAGAAGAACCCGGAGAAATCGAAATTGAGATCTCAGACAACCACCTCCTCCTCCATACCGATGACACCCTGATTGATGCACGTCTTATTGAGGGGCAGTTTCCCAACTACGAACAAGTTATCCCGGCAAATGCAACTAAAGAGGTTGTAGTCAATCGTGAAGCGTTGTTGACCGGGCTTCGCAGGACCTCTACAATCCTGGGTGAGCGCGCCATTCCCACCACAATGAAGTTTGCCCCCGGAAGACTTCTGCTCAGTTGTGTGAACCTCGACCTTGGGGAGGCGCGAGAACGCCTTGATGTCGAGTATCA
The window above is part of the Candidatus Methylomirabilis tolerans genome. Proteins encoded here:
- the dnaN gene encoding DNA polymerase III subunit beta, whose translation is MHIKVLRDDLLNGVGPIQAVVETKRSLPILSHLLLETSPSYLSVFGTDLDVGVRKRVPGQILKEGSIALSARKLYEIVRELPATSVDLTVDAELTATITCGSSEFRVKGLSRDDFPSMREPKQSGMVLDRRLFRDMIRRTLFAVSSDQTRYTLNGILFRITSKDVKMVATDGHRLAMTNDELSANSYQLPAAIDAIIPRKAAAETLKLLREEPGEIEIEISDNHLLLHTDDTLIDARLIEGQFPNYEQVIPANATKEVVVNREALLTGLRRTSTILGERAIPTTMKFAPGRLLLSCVNLDLGEARERLDVEYQHEEMSVGFNARYILDFLGVLTTEQVTIRLQDPLSPALFSGKDDKRYTCVIMPMRI